Proteins co-encoded in one Brassica oleracea var. oleracea cultivar TO1000 chromosome C4, BOL, whole genome shotgun sequence genomic window:
- the LOC106338251 gene encoding uncharacterized protein LOC106338251 yields MERREQDQVFGLLMTLDPCYKDVIKHILRSPNLPSMEEVCAQLQKEEGSLGLFGGKGELTMAHQAEGMQANKAAYRGSGRKYEKYEVSCEHCKRTGHKKSECLILHPHLRPHGFNRDKEAKAHLSAESNGDGSAGASSGAKVGESECRALASHQLIRKGMDQEVFKRADLEAFFKALKESGNTLGNTLGYSYAAHTLPSTTDKLLDIFKSSYTAASNPNNTDKLLDMFKSAYTATSEPSITSKIDNNLIKDIEPAHGHVMIANGDRIPIRGIGKLKLFNKDSKAFFMPEFTSNLLSVKRCTTDLQCNVIFSPDDVKLQDIKSSKLIGQGATKGDLYMLDDLNPIFSSCFSFSSVSSLSKDALWHAKLGYPHVRALSIVLPGVMSDNGGEYIGHTLKDHLAQHGILHQTSCPYTPQQNGVAERKNIHLMEVVRSMMFHKSVPERFWSDAVMTAFYLINRIPTRILED; encoded by the exons ATGGAAAGAAGAGAACAAGATCAAGTGTTTGGGTTGTTGATGACATTGGATCCTTGCTACAAGGATGTCATCAAACACATCTTGAGATCGCCTAACCTACCATCCATGGAGGAAGTATGCGCGCAACTTCAGAAGGAGGAGGGATCTCTTGGCCTGTTTGGAGGCAAGGGTGAGCTCACTATGGCTCATCAAGCTGAAGGAATGCAAGCAAACAAGGCTGCATACAGAGGCTCAGGAAGGAAGTATGAAAAGTATGAGGTAAGCTGTGAGCATTGCAAGAGGACCGGTCACAAGAAGAGTGAGTGTTTGATCCTACATCCTCACCTCAGGCCACACGGGTTCAACAGGGATAAAGAAGCAAAGGCTCATCTTTCTGCTGAATCAAATGGTGATGGTTCAGCCGGAGCTAGCTCAGGCGCTAAGGTGGGTGAAAGTGAATGTAGAGCCCTGGCATCTCATCAACTAATTAGAAAGGGTATGGATCAGGAGGTATTCAAGAGAGCTGACCTTGAAGCCTTCTTCAAAGCTCTTAAGGAGTCTGGTAACACTCTCGGAAACACCCTTGGATACTCATATGCTGCTCATACATTGCCTAGTACTACTGATAAGTTACTAGACATTTTTAAAAGCTCTTACACTGCTGCTAGTAATCCTAACAATACTGATAAGTTACTAGACATGTTTAAAAGCGCTTACACTGCTACTAGTGAGCCGAGTATAACTAGTAAGAT TGATAATAACCTGATTAAAGACATAGAACCGGCTCATGGACATGTTATGATTGCTAATGGAGATAGAATTCCTATTAGAGGAATTGGTAAACTGAAACTGTTTAATAAGGACTCTAAAGCATTTTTCATGCCTGAGTTTACTTCTAATCTTTTATCTGTCAAAAGATGCACCACTGATCTTCAATGCAATGTTATCTTTAGTCCTGATGATGTTAAGCTTCAGGATATTAAGAGCAGTAAGTTGATTGGACAAGGAGCAACCAAAGGAGACCTTTATATGCTTGATGATCTTAATCCCATCTTTAGTTCTTGCTTTTCATTTAGTTCTGTTTCTTCCTTAAGTAAAGATGCATTGTGGCATGCTAAACTTGGATATCCACATGTTAGGGCTTTAAGCATTGTGTTACCAGGTGTCAT GTCAGATAATGGTGGAGAATACATAGGCCACACATTGAAAGATCACCTAGCTCAACATGGGATTCTACATCAGACTAGCTGTCCTTACACTCCACAACAGAATGGAGTTGCTGAAAGGAAGAACATACACCTCATGGAAGTGGTCCGTTCAATGATGTTCCACAAGAGTGTCCCTGAGAGATTTTGGAGTGATGCTGTGATGACTGCTTTCTATCTGATCAACAGGATACCAACTAGAATCCTAGAGGATTAG